The Janthinobacterium lividum genome has a window encoding:
- a CDS encoding beta/gamma crystallin-related protein, with amino-acid sequence MNRPFAIALLCASSLFVHLAAQAGEIRLYTDDNFKGRVVLLRDTTDDLSRVNFNDTVSSIQVDAGSWEVCTNADFKGDCKTLERGDYRSLPGMNDKISSVREIGGGQGSGSSGGRRAALELFADSGQRGASAGVNSDRDDLVDISFNDRASSARVEHGYWQLCSDSNYRGSCRVFGPGSHDDLGSLNGRVSSARLVDPREENRPQNDEGLVVLYGRAFLKGRGLQVNRDVSDLVRLNFNDQAESIAINEGTWEVCTDSQFNGSCERMGPGKYEVLNTALDKRISSLRRLY; translated from the coding sequence ATGAATCGCCCGTTCGCCATTGCCCTGCTGTGCGCCAGTTCTCTGTTTGTCCATCTTGCGGCGCAGGCCGGCGAAATCCGCCTGTACACCGATGACAATTTCAAAGGCAGGGTGGTGCTCTTGCGCGATACGACCGATGACCTGTCGCGCGTCAATTTCAATGACACCGTGTCGAGCATCCAGGTCGATGCGGGCAGCTGGGAAGTGTGCACGAACGCCGATTTCAAGGGCGATTGCAAGACGCTGGAACGGGGCGATTACCGCTCGCTGCCAGGCATGAACGATAAAATTTCCTCCGTGCGCGAAATCGGCGGCGGGCAGGGGAGCGGCAGCAGCGGTGGCCGCCGCGCGGCGCTGGAGCTGTTCGCCGACAGCGGCCAGCGCGGCGCGTCGGCCGGCGTGAACTCGGACCGCGACGACCTGGTCGACATCAGCTTCAATGACCGCGCCAGCAGCGCGCGCGTCGAACATGGCTACTGGCAGTTGTGCAGCGATTCCAATTACCGTGGCAGCTGCCGCGTCTTTGGTCCTGGCAGCCACGATGACCTGGGCAGCCTGAATGGGCGCGTGTCGTCGGCGCGCCTGGTCGATCCGCGCGAGGAGAACCGTCCGCAAAATGACGAAGGCCTGGTGGTGCTGTATGGCCGCGCCTTCCTGAAGGGGCGAGGGCTGCAGGTGAACCGCGACGTCAGCGACCTGGTACGCCTGAACTTCAACGACCAGGCCGAATCCATCGCCATCAACGAAGGCACCTGGGAAGTATGCACGGACTCGCAGTTCAACGGCAGCTGCGAGCGCATGGGGCCGGGCAAGTATGAAGTGCTGAATACGGCGCTCGACAAGCGTATTTCCTCGCTGCGCCGCCTGTACTGA
- a CDS encoding beta/gamma crystallin-related protein, with protein sequence MLKKALNCALLLGAAMTAELAGAGELTLYSRDDYHGRSHTVRDAVADLEDVDFDDTTQSIRVRSGRWEACEEADFRGACFLLAAGEYPSLDVRANKISSLREVRGGWGGYPGRDRDRDHRWERDRERGHLPGRSLGGELTFYTRDDFAGRSLTMRNGAADLRERDFNDTVQSVRVRSGYWEVCEDVDFRGRCRTLGPGEYASLERLSNRISSVREVR encoded by the coding sequence ATGTTGAAGAAAGCCTTGAACTGCGCCCTGTTGCTGGGCGCCGCCATGACGGCCGAACTGGCCGGCGCCGGCGAACTGACCCTGTATTCGCGCGACGATTATCACGGCCGCTCGCACACCGTGCGCGACGCCGTCGCCGACCTGGAAGACGTCGATTTTGACGACACGACGCAAAGCATCCGCGTGCGCTCGGGCCGCTGGGAAGCGTGCGAGGAAGCCGATTTTCGCGGCGCCTGCTTCCTGCTCGCGGCAGGAGAGTATCCATCGCTCGATGTTCGCGCCAACAAAATCAGCTCGCTGCGCGAAGTGCGCGGCGGCTGGGGCGGTTATCCGGGCCGCGACCGGGATCGGGATCACCGCTGGGAGCGCGACCGGGAGCGAGGCCATTTGCCGGGGCGCTCGCTGGGCGGCGAACTGACCTTCTATACGCGCGACGATTTCGCCGGCCGAAGTCTGACCATGCGCAATGGCGCTGCCGACTTGCGCGAGCGCGATTTCAACGACACGGTGCAAAGCGTGCGTGTGCGCTCCGGCTATTGGGAAGTGTGCGAGGACGTGGATTTCCGTGGCCGCTGCCGCACGCTGGGTCCCGGCGAGTACGCGAGCCTGGAACGCCTGAGCAACCGCATCTCGTCGGTGCGCGAAGTGCGCTGA
- a CDS encoding MATE family efflux transporter, translating to MPHTTSFTLPAVRTEISSLWKLAWPILIGQLATVGMGAADVAMTGHTNPEELAAVSLGAAIWSIVLVTVSGIMMAINTLVAHEIGAARHDRVPHIVRQSLWKALLVGLVACLLTNMAALVFDHLMLEPAVASKAKLFVHIISCALPPFAAYRALYGYSTSINQTKPVMVIALAALGLNILVNYLLIYGHWGMPKMGGVGCAVATTCCVWMMLLAMLAWIRIAPAYHATYPFTHWEGPQMSSIGPMLRLGLPIGVTYFAEVSAFGVISLLVARFGVIQVSAHQIALNFSSVVFMVPLTFGIALVTRVGHAVGEANLRRARFISWVGVAMSLTAAIVSATLITVFRHQIAQAYTSDPQVQALCAQLLLFAALFQLSDATQVATSCAIRGYKVTRQPMLIQLLAFWGFSLPIGYVLGLAPAGFIWSPAEPMAAAGFWIGLVTGLTVAAVLLTWYLNRLSLQRLRAGH from the coding sequence ATGCCACACACCACCTCGTTCACGCTGCCCGCCGTCCGTACTGAAATTTCCTCACTGTGGAAGCTGGCCTGGCCCATCCTGATCGGCCAGCTGGCGACCGTCGGCATGGGCGCGGCCGACGTGGCGATGACGGGACATACGAATCCCGAGGAACTGGCTGCCGTCTCGCTGGGCGCGGCCATCTGGTCCATCGTGCTCGTCACCGTGAGCGGCATCATGATGGCGATCAATACCCTGGTGGCGCATGAAATCGGCGCCGCGCGCCACGACCGGGTGCCGCACATCGTGCGCCAGTCGCTGTGGAAGGCGCTGCTCGTGGGCCTGGTGGCTTGCCTGCTGACGAACATGGCGGCGCTGGTATTCGACCACCTGATGCTGGAACCCGCCGTGGCGTCCAAGGCCAAGCTGTTCGTGCATATCATCAGCTGCGCGCTGCCGCCATTCGCCGCCTACCGCGCGCTGTACGGCTACAGCACCAGCATCAACCAGACCAAGCCCGTGATGGTCATCGCGCTGGCCGCGCTGGGCCTGAATATCCTCGTCAATTACCTGCTGATCTACGGCCACTGGGGCATGCCGAAGATGGGCGGCGTGGGCTGCGCCGTGGCCACCACCTGCTGCGTGTGGATGATGCTGCTGGCCATGCTGGCCTGGATCAGGATCGCGCCCGCCTACCACGCCACGTATCCGTTCACGCACTGGGAAGGGCCGCAGATGTCGTCCATCGGCCCCATGCTGCGCCTGGGCCTGCCCATCGGCGTGACCTACTTTGCCGAGGTGAGCGCGTTTGGCGTCATCAGCCTGCTGGTGGCGCGCTTCGGCGTGATCCAGGTGTCGGCGCACCAGATCGCCCTGAACTTCTCATCCGTCGTCTTCATGGTGCCGCTCACCTTCGGCATCGCGCTGGTCACGCGCGTGGGCCACGCCGTGGGCGAAGCCAATCTGCGCCGCGCCCGCTTCATTTCGTGGGTGGGCGTGGCCATGTCGCTGACGGCGGCCATCGTCTCGGCCACCCTCATCACCGTCTTCCGCCACCAGATCGCGCAAGCCTACACCTCCGACCCGCAGGTGCAGGCGCTGTGCGCGCAGCTGCTGCTGTTTGCCGCCCTGTTCCAGCTGTCCGACGCGACCCAAGTGGCCACTTCCTGCGCCATCCGCGGCTACAAGGTGACGCGCCAGCCGATGCTGATCCAGCTGCTGGCCTTCTGGGGCTTCTCGCTGCCGATCGGCTATGTGCTGGGACTCGCGCCGGCCGGTTTCATCTGGTCGCCGGCCGAGCCGATGGCCGCCGCCGGTTTCTGGATCGGCCTCGTCACGGGCTTGACGGTGGCCGCCGTGCTGCTGACCTGGTATCTGAACCGCCTGTCGCTGCAGCGCCTGCGCGCGGGGCATTGA
- a CDS encoding S9 family peptidase: MRFILCFLAAMASVPASAEKLSLERIHADPALAGPGVRKLKVSPDGERVTFLRGRADNQFQLDLWEFKLKDKSTHRLVDSKALVPNETISPEEQARRERERTASLNGILSYSWSPDGKQLLVPLAGNLYLVDAAHPDQARLVAKGNVLDPKISPKGRYVSFVRDQNIYVIDLKSGQERQLTTDGKGTIRNGEAEFVAQEEMGQRTGYYWAPDDSAIAYKRYDEAPVPVVRRFEIFADRTDVVEQRYPAAGDPNVLVQLLIVSPETGAQRQVDLGTNPDIYLVRADWSADSKSLVYQRQSRDQKTLDLVAVDAATLAQRTLLTETSKTWVSIHDDLRFLSNGTFLWSSERTGRNHLYLYDMSGKLLHPVTSGEWGIDSVLAVNQKTGKVFVSSNHDAVIDKQTYALALDGSTADKPQRVTKADGWHDTTFSRNGEVFVDTYSDPATPPQVSIRRPDGSMVGWLEENALNASHPYFKYKADHLPTEYGTLKANDGQTLYYSIVKPSNFDASKRYPVYLSTYGGPHSQHVARRWGNNFDQYMAQQGFVVFRLDNRGSSRRERAFTDAIYHNLGAAEVADQLVGIDWLGKQSFVDPKRIGVFGWSYGGFMTLRLLSAASDKIAMGVSVAPVTDWSLYDTHYTEQFLGMPKENVDGYKASTVFAHLDGLKSPLLLVHGMADDNVLFSNSTRLIDALVNRGVQFDLMTYPGAKHGISSRAGQRHVYKKIEMFFKQNLGVAK, encoded by the coding sequence ATGCGTTTTATTCTTTGTTTTCTGGCCGCGATGGCCAGCGTTCCCGCATCGGCTGAAAAGCTGTCCCTGGAACGCATCCATGCCGATCCGGCGCTTGCCGGCCCCGGCGTGCGCAAGCTGAAGGTCTCGCCTGACGGCGAGCGCGTCACGTTCCTGCGCGGCCGCGCCGACAACCAGTTCCAGCTCGACCTGTGGGAATTCAAGCTGAAAGACAAGAGCACGCACCGCCTGGTCGACTCCAAGGCGCTGGTGCCGAATGAAACGATTTCGCCCGAAGAGCAGGCGCGCCGCGAACGCGAGCGCACGGCCAGCCTGAACGGCATTCTCAGCTACAGCTGGTCGCCCGATGGCAAGCAGCTGCTGGTGCCGCTGGCCGGCAATCTGTACCTGGTCGACGCGGCCCACCCGGACCAGGCGCGCCTGGTCGCCAAGGGCAATGTGCTGGATCCGAAAATCTCGCCGAAAGGCCGCTACGTCTCGTTCGTGCGCGACCAGAACATCTACGTGATCGACCTGAAATCGGGCCAGGAACGCCAGTTGACGACCGATGGCAAGGGCACCATCCGCAACGGTGAAGCCGAATTCGTGGCGCAGGAAGAAATGGGCCAGCGCACCGGCTACTACTGGGCCCCCGACGATTCCGCCATCGCCTATAAACGCTATGACGAAGCGCCCGTGCCCGTTGTGCGCCGCTTCGAAATCTTCGCCGACCGCACGGACGTCGTCGAGCAGCGCTACCCGGCCGCCGGCGACCCGAACGTGCTGGTGCAGCTGCTGATCGTCTCGCCGGAAACGGGCGCGCAGCGCCAGGTGGACCTGGGCACGAATCCGGACATCTACCTGGTGCGCGCCGACTGGAGCGCGGACAGCAAGTCGCTGGTGTACCAGCGCCAGTCGCGCGACCAGAAGACTCTCGACTTGGTCGCCGTCGATGCAGCCACGCTGGCGCAGCGCACCCTGCTGACGGAAACGTCGAAAACCTGGGTCAGCATCCATGACGACCTGCGCTTCCTGTCGAACGGCACCTTCCTCTGGTCGTCCGAGCGCACGGGCCGCAATCATCTGTATTTGTACGACATGAGCGGCAAGCTGCTGCACCCGGTCACATCGGGCGAGTGGGGCATCGACAGCGTGCTGGCCGTGAACCAGAAAACCGGCAAGGTGTTCGTCTCGTCGAACCACGACGCCGTGATCGACAAGCAGACCTACGCTCTGGCGCTGGACGGCAGCACGGCCGACAAACCGCAGCGCGTGACGAAAGCCGATGGCTGGCACGACACGACGTTCTCGCGCAATGGTGAAGTGTTTGTCGACACGTATTCCGACCCGGCCACGCCGCCGCAAGTAAGCATCCGCCGTCCGGACGGTTCGATGGTGGGCTGGCTGGAAGAAAATGCGCTCAATGCCAGCCATCCGTATTTCAAGTACAAGGCGGATCACCTGCCGACGGAATACGGCACCCTGAAAGCCAACGATGGCCAGACGCTGTATTACTCCATCGTCAAACCGTCGAACTTCGACGCGAGCAAGCGCTATCCCGTCTACCTGTCGACGTATGGCGGCCCGCACTCGCAGCACGTGGCGCGCCGCTGGGGCAACAACTTCGACCAATACATGGCGCAGCAAGGCTTTGTCGTCTTCCGCCTCGATAACCGTGGTTCGTCGCGCCGCGAACGCGCGTTCACGGACGCCATCTATCACAACTTGGGCGCAGCCGAAGTGGCCGATCAACTGGTCGGCATCGACTGGCTGGGCAAGCAAAGCTTCGTCGATCCTAAGCGCATCGGCGTGTTCGGCTGGAGCTACGGCGGCTTCATGACCCTGCGTTTGCTGTCGGCCGCGTCCGACAAGATCGCCATGGGCGTCTCGGTGGCGCCCGTCACCGACTGGTCGCTGTACGACACCCACTACACGGAGCAATTCCTCGGCATGCCGAAGGAAAACGTGGATGGCTACAAGGCCAGCACCGTGTTCGCCCACCTCGACGGCTTGAAGTCGCCGCTGCTGCTGGTGCACGGCATGGCCGACGATAACGTGTTGTTCAGCAATAGCACGCGCCTGATCGACGCCCTCGTCAACCGCGGCGTGCAATTCGACCTGATGACGTATCCGGGCGCCAAGCACGGCATCTCGTCGCGCGCGGGCCAGCGCCACGTGTACAAGAAAATTGAAATGTTCTTCAAGCAGAACCTGGGCGTAGCGAAGTAA
- a CDS encoding CsbD family protein — protein sequence MNKDQVEGKLKEVGGKIQEAAGKVVGSEEQQAKGLANQVEGKVQKKVGDVKDAVETVTRKP from the coding sequence ATGAACAAAGATCAAGTCGAAGGTAAACTGAAGGAAGTCGGCGGTAAAATCCAGGAAGCCGCTGGCAAAGTCGTCGGCAGCGAAGAACAGCAAGCCAAGGGCCTGGCAAACCAGGTCGAAGGCAAAGTGCAGAAGAAGGTTGGCGATGTGAAAGACGCAGTCGAGACCGTCACCCGCAAACCGTAA
- a CDS encoding class I SAM-dependent methyltransferase produces MKPTPPQEPQDPIHAITGRTLAHYDASAEQFFEGTRDHDVSQNINALMKAIDRPAPLAILDLGCGPGRDLKAFTAMGHHATGVDGCPRFVEMARAYSGCTVWEQDFVDLDLPAGHFDGVFANAVLFHVPSAVLPGVLRALYACLKEGGVLFSSNPRGHNQEGWNGARYGSYHDEETWAAFVQAAGFTLVEQYYRPPGLPRAQQPWLATVWRKGTAA; encoded by the coding sequence ATGAAGCCGACCCCACCGCAAGAGCCGCAAGACCCCATCCACGCGATCACCGGGCGCACCCTGGCCCATTACGACGCCAGCGCCGAGCAGTTTTTCGAAGGCACGCGCGATCACGACGTCAGCCAGAACATCAATGCGCTGATGAAAGCCATCGACAGGCCGGCACCACTGGCGATCCTAGACCTTGGTTGCGGCCCGGGCCGCGATCTGAAAGCGTTCACGGCCATGGGCCACCACGCCACGGGCGTCGATGGCTGCCCCCGTTTCGTCGAGATGGCGCGCGCCTACAGCGGCTGCACAGTATGGGAGCAGGATTTCGTCGACCTCGATTTACCGGCTGGGCACTTTGACGGCGTGTTCGCCAATGCCGTGCTGTTCCACGTGCCCAGCGCCGTCTTGCCCGGCGTGCTGCGTGCTTTGTACGCGTGCCTGAAGGAAGGCGGCGTACTGTTCAGCTCGAATCCGCGCGGCCACAACCAGGAGGGCTGGAATGGCGCGCGCTATGGCAGCTATCACGACGAAGAGACGTGGGCCGCGTTTGTGCAGGCGGCCGGCTTTACCCTGGTCGAGCAGTACTACCGTCCGCCCGGCTTGCCGCGCGCGCAGCAGCCGTGGCTGGCGACCGTCTGGCGCAAGGGCACGGCGGCGTAA
- a CDS encoding M13 family metallopeptidase, whose translation MRVVTAAASSFPAPWRMRAMALALSGIALAGGAVHAHGQEAVASPAAAMAAPKAVLPGDDFYDFVNGDWLRGTEIPADRSSWGSFAILANSTNERIIALVEGLAAAPQADASARQVSDFYRSWMDESAIEAKGWAPIKPLLTKINGIRDQAGLARALGESLRADVDPLNATNFYTENLFGLWVAQDLNDTTRNVAYLLQGGLGLPDRAFYQGDSARMQGLRTGYQAHIAAMLKQAGYSDAPARAARLFALEQQIAASHASREDSADVAKGNNAWRAADFASKAPGLDWKAFFQAAGLSQQADFIVWHPTAMTGSAALVASVPLATWKDFLAFHAINHFSTTLPKAAADQRFAFYGSTLSGTPQQSLRSKRALAATNAALSDAVGKLYVERYFPPESKARVQDMVTNIVAAFSRRIDKLDWMAPATKAQAQEKLKTLYVGVGYPERWTSYAGLRVVRGDALGNVQRAEQFHYRQELAKLGQSPDRKDWAMPAQLVNAVNLPLQNALNFPAAILQPPFFDPQASDAANYGGIGATIGHEISHSFDDQGAQFDAQGKLRDWWTPADLAHFQSASKQLVAQFAAYKPFPDLAVNGQLTLSENLADLAGVAAAHDAFTLSQQGKPVQAGADRDFFTGYGVSWRSKAREAAARQQILTDGHAPAQYRAATVRNLDAWYPAFGVQPGQQLYLAPEQRVRVW comes from the coding sequence ATGCGCGTTGTCACTGCTGCCGCTTCCTCTTTCCCTGCTCCCTGGCGCATGCGCGCCATGGCGCTGGCCCTGTCCGGCATCGCGCTGGCCGGCGGCGCCGTCCACGCACATGGCCAGGAGGCGGTCGCCAGTCCTGCCGCCGCGATGGCGGCGCCCAAGGCTGTCTTGCCCGGCGACGATTTTTATGATTTCGTCAATGGCGACTGGCTGCGCGGCACGGAGATCCCCGCCGACCGCAGCAGCTGGGGCTCGTTCGCCATCCTCGCCAACTCTACCAACGAGCGCATCATCGCCCTCGTGGAAGGCTTGGCGGCGGCGCCACAGGCGGATGCGTCCGCGCGCCAGGTCAGCGATTTTTACCGTTCCTGGATGGATGAATCTGCTATCGAAGCGAAAGGCTGGGCACCGATCAAGCCTTTGTTGACAAAGATTAATGGCATACGCGACCAGGCAGGGCTGGCCCGCGCGTTGGGCGAGAGCTTGCGCGCCGATGTCGATCCGCTCAACGCCACCAATTTTTATACGGAAAACCTGTTCGGCCTGTGGGTGGCGCAAGACTTGAACGACACCACGCGCAATGTGGCCTACCTGCTGCAAGGCGGACTGGGTTTACCTGACCGCGCCTTTTACCAGGGCGACAGCGCCCGCATGCAGGGCTTGCGCACGGGCTACCAGGCGCATATCGCCGCCATGCTCAAGCAAGCTGGCTACAGCGATGCGCCGGCCCGCGCCGCGCGCTTGTTTGCGCTGGAGCAGCAAATTGCCGCGAGTCACGCCAGCCGCGAGGATTCGGCCGATGTCGCCAAGGGCAACAACGCGTGGCGCGCCGCCGACTTCGCCAGCAAGGCGCCGGGCCTGGACTGGAAAGCTTTCTTCCAGGCGGCCGGCCTGAGCCAGCAGGCGGATTTCATCGTCTGGCATCCGACGGCCATGACGGGCAGCGCCGCGCTGGTGGCGAGCGTGCCGCTGGCCACGTGGAAAGATTTCCTCGCCTTCCACGCGATCAACCATTTCAGCACCACCTTGCCGAAGGCAGCTGCCGACCAGCGCTTCGCCTTCTATGGCAGCACCCTGAGCGGCACGCCGCAGCAGTCGCTGCGCAGCAAGCGGGCGCTGGCCGCGACGAATGCGGCCCTGAGCGACGCCGTCGGCAAGCTGTACGTGGAACGCTATTTCCCGCCTGAATCGAAAGCCCGCGTACAGGACATGGTGACGAATATCGTCGCCGCCTTCTCGCGCCGCATCGACAAGCTGGACTGGATGGCGCCGGCCACCAAGGCGCAGGCGCAGGAAAAACTCAAGACCCTGTACGTGGGCGTGGGCTATCCGGAGCGCTGGACCAGCTATGCGGGTTTGCGCGTGGTGCGCGGTGACGCGCTGGGCAATGTGCAGCGGGCGGAACAGTTTCACTATCGCCAGGAGCTGGCCAAGCTGGGCCAGTCTCCCGACCGCAAGGACTGGGCCATGCCGGCACAGCTGGTCAATGCCGTCAACTTGCCGTTGCAAAATGCGCTGAACTTTCCGGCCGCTATCTTGCAGCCGCCGTTTTTCGACCCGCAAGCATCCGATGCGGCCAACTATGGCGGCATCGGCGCCACCATCGGTCACGAGATCAGCCACAGCTTCGATGACCAGGGCGCACAGTTCGACGCCCAGGGCAAGCTGCGCGACTGGTGGACGCCAGCCGATCTGGCACATTTCCAGTCGGCATCCAAGCAATTGGTGGCGCAGTTCGCGGCCTACAAGCCGTTTCCCGACCTGGCCGTGAATGGCCAGCTGACCCTGAGCGAAAATCTGGCCGACCTGGCCGGCGTGGCGGCCGCGCATGACGCGTTCACCCTGTCGCAGCAAGGCAAGCCGGTGCAGGCGGGCGCGGATCGCGATTTCTTCACGGGCTACGGCGTCAGCTGGCGCAGCAAGGCGCGCGAAGCGGCGGCGCGCCAGCAAATCCTCACGGATGGCCATGCGCCGGCGCAATACCGCGCCGCCACCGTGCGCAACCTCGACGCCTGGTACCCGGCCTTCGGAGTCCAGCCGGGGCAGCAGTTGTACCTGGCGCCGGAACAGCGCGTGCGCGTCTGGTAA
- a CDS encoding flagellar protein FliT, translated as MTNKMVVAARSSDWDGLNTLENQCASAASPTMTGKVPALAGASRQRKIDLLKQILANDREIRTITEPWMTQLSNGMPGSRARM; from the coding sequence ATGACCAACAAAATGGTCGTGGCCGCACGTTCGAGCGACTGGGATGGCTTGAATACCCTGGAAAACCAGTGCGCCAGCGCCGCCAGCCCGACCATGACGGGCAAGGTACCGGCCCTGGCTGGCGCTTCACGCCAGCGCAAGATTGACTTGCTCAAGCAAATCCTGGCCAATGACCGCGAAATCCGCACCATCACGGAACCGTGGATGACGCAGCTGTCGAACGGGATGCCGGGTTCGCGCGCCCGCATGTAA
- the fumC gene encoding class II fumarate hydratase: protein MSSRIERDSFGPIDVPADRLWGAQTQRSLEHFHISTEKMPPELIAALATVKRAAAHVNLDLGLLDGKKAIAITQAADEVLAGKHNAEFPLAVWQTGSGTQSNMNMNEVLANRGSELIGGLRGAERLLHPNDDVNLGQSSNDIFPTAIHVAAALAVANTVLPPLRQLRATLDAKATEFADIVKIGRTHLQDATPLTLGQEFSGYVAQLDFAEHIITASLPPLLQLAAGGTAVGTGLNAHLEFADRIAAELARLTGQPFETASNKFAALAAHDALVAAHGALKTLATALMKIANDVRWMASGPRSGLGEITIPENEPGSSIMPGKVNPTQCEALTMLCCQVFGNDVAITVGGASGNFELNVFKPLIAHNFLQSARLLGDGMRSFDEHCAHGIAPNRVRIAELMERSLMLVTALAPHIGYDKAAQIAKQAQHEGTTLKEAALALGFVTEEQFSAWIVPLEMTRPNKS from the coding sequence ATGAGTAGCAGAATCGAACGCGACAGTTTCGGCCCGATCGACGTACCCGCCGACCGGCTTTGGGGAGCGCAAACGCAGCGCTCGCTCGAGCACTTCCATATCTCCACGGAAAAGATGCCGCCCGAACTGATCGCCGCCCTGGCCACCGTCAAGCGCGCGGCCGCCCACGTCAACCTGGACCTGGGTCTGTTGGACGGCAAGAAGGCCATCGCCATCACGCAGGCAGCAGACGAAGTACTGGCCGGCAAGCACAACGCAGAATTCCCGCTGGCCGTCTGGCAGACGGGCTCTGGCACGCAAAGCAATATGAACATGAATGAAGTGCTGGCCAACCGCGGTTCCGAGCTGATCGGCGGCTTGCGGGGCGCCGAGCGCCTGCTGCACCCGAATGACGACGTCAACCTGGGCCAGTCCTCGAACGACATTTTTCCGACCGCCATACACGTGGCGGCCGCGCTGGCCGTCGCCAACACGGTCTTGCCGCCGCTGCGCCAGTTGCGCGCCACCCTGGACGCCAAGGCCACGGAATTTGCCGACATCGTCAAGATCGGCCGCACCCATTTGCAGGACGCGACACCGCTGACCCTGGGCCAGGAGTTTTCCGGCTACGTGGCGCAGCTGGACTTCGCCGAGCACATCATCACGGCATCCTTGCCGCCGCTGCTGCAGCTGGCCGCCGGCGGCACGGCCGTCGGTACGGGTTTGAATGCCCACCTGGAATTTGCGGACCGCATCGCCGCGGAACTGGCGCGCCTGACGGGCCAGCCGTTTGAGACAGCCAGCAACAAGTTTGCCGCCCTGGCCGCCCACGATGCGCTGGTGGCCGCCCATGGCGCGCTGAAAACCCTGGCCACGGCGCTGATGAAAATCGCCAACGACGTGCGCTGGATGGCGTCCGGCCCCCGTTCCGGCCTCGGTGAAATCACCATTCCTGAAAACGAGCCGGGCAGCTCCATCATGCCGGGCAAGGTCAATCCTACCCAGTGCGAAGCGCTGACCATGCTGTGCTGCCAGGTGTTTGGCAACGATGTCGCCATCACGGTGGGCGGCGCCTCGGGCAATTTTGAATTGAACGTATTCAAGCCCTTGATTGCGCATAACTTCCTGCAAAGTGCGCGCCTGCTGGGCGACGGCATGCGCAGCTTCGACGAGCATTGCGCGCACGGCATCGCGCCGAACCGTGTACGCATCGCCGAACTGATGGAACGCTCATTGATGCTGGTCACGGCGCTGGCGCCGCACATCGGCTACGACAAGGCGGCGCAAATCGCCAAGCAGGCCCAGCACGAAGGCACGACCCTGAAGGAAGCGGCGCTGGCCCTGGGCTTTGTGACGGAAGAGCAATTCAGTGCGTGGATCGTGCCCCTGGAGATGACGCGCCCCAACAAAAGTTAA
- a CDS encoding RNA-binding S4 domain-containing protein translates to MQKVSFDLTSEFVELNQLLKLVGLCDSGGAGKVMVDSGVVKVDGKKELRKTAKIRAGQVVSVGDIRITVVAPV, encoded by the coding sequence ATGCAAAAAGTAAGCTTTGATTTAACATCCGAGTTCGTCGAGCTGAACCAGCTGTTGAAGCTGGTCGGCCTGTGCGACAGCGGTGGCGCAGGCAAGGTCATGGTCGATAGCGGCGTGGTGAAGGTCGATGGCAAGAAGGAATTGCGCAAGACCGCCAAGATCCGCGCCGGCCAGGTCGTCAGCGTGGGCGATATCCGTATCACGGTCGTCGCCCCGGTCTGA